Genomic DNA from Desulfonema ishimotonii:
AGAGCTTGCATATTACAGCAGTATCGGCCTCTCAGTTGCGCTCTCCATTTTCATCGGACTGGGCATCGGTGTGTATCTGGACAGACGGTATGATACAAATCCGCTGTGGACATTGATTTTTATCGGACTGGGAGTTGCCGCCGGTTTCAGAAATATCGGACTTGCGATTAAAAAGAGCAGGAAGTTCTGACAGGGAAACAGAGTTGAATATCCAGCATCGCCTCTTAAAATTTGTGACGGTCTCAAACTGGCTGATCCTTGCCATTGCAGGCGCTGTCAGTTTTCTGACAGCATCGTCCGGCTTCACTGCCGGGCTGATCTGCGGCGGCCTGATCGTCACCATCAACTTTCATCTGCTGTACCGGACGCTTAAAAAAGCGCTGACCCCCTCCCATCTTTCCAGCCACAATGTCATTCTGGCAAAATATTATGTCCGCTTCATCGTGAGCGGGTTGATTATATTTTTTCTTATTTCAAATCACTATGTGAATCCCATAGGCCTTTTTGTCGGGCTTTCGGTAGTGGTTGTCAGCATCATGCTTGCAACGGTATTTGAATTCAGAAACCTTTTTTTCAAGGAGGCAATGTAAGTGGAACATCCCTATCTGTTTTTTGTCAAGTTGTTTGAACTTGTCGGCCTTGGTCATTTTGCCCACGAATATCCGCATGTGATCTATTCATGGGTGGTAATGATCCTGCTGATCGGTTTTGGTGCGCTTGCGGCCAAAGGGGTAAGCATGGTGCCGACGAAGATGCAGAACTTTTTTGAGGTGATTGTCGGCGGAATTGAGGATTTCATGATTGACGTCACCGGCGAAGAGGGGCGGTGGCTGTTCCCGCTGGTCGGAACCGTCTTCATCTACATCTTTGTATGTAACCTCATCGGACTTGTCCCCGGTTTTTTCCCGCCGACGGCAAATCTGAACACCACACTCTCCTGTGCCCTGGTTGTGGTGATCTTCACCCACATGATCGGCGTGAAGTATCACGGCGTGGCCTACATCAAACACTTTCTGGGGCCGGTCTGGTGGATGATTCCGATCATTTTCCCCATTGAGCTGATCGGCCATATTGCCCGGATTCTCTCCCTCTCCTTCCGTCTTTTCGGTAACATGATGGGGCATGAGCTGGTACTGGGAATCCTCTTCGGTCTGGCCGGAGCATTTTTCGCCCCGCTTCCGATTATGGCGCTGGGCATCTTTGTCGCGCTGGTACAGGCCTTTGTGTTTTTCCTTCTCTCCGTTATGTACTTCACCGGGGCAATGGAACACGCACATTAATATCTGAACGGATTCAACACGCTATTTAATGGGTAGCGGAAGAAGCTATATCAATCTATTAATCTTTAAGGAGGTAAATTAACGTATGGAAGCTCAGGCATTACAGTTTTTTATCGCTTGTGTGACTGCTGCCGGTTTTGGTATCGCTGTTGCGGCATTCGGTTGTGGTATCGCTCAGGGCCTCGGCCTGAAAGCCGCTGTTGAAGGTATTGCAAGAAATCCCGAATCATCCGGTAAGGTTACCGTAACCATGCTGATCGGTCTGGCCATGATCGAGTCCCTCTGTATTTACGCACTGGTTATTGCACTGATCCTTATCTACGCACATCCCCAGGCTGCCGCGATTGCAGGGCTTTTCGCCAAATAAATCCGGCTGACTGATTTTTTCTGAGAAGTACGGGGCTGCTCCTGATGTAACGGGAGCAGCCTTTTTTTTATGCCGGTCCGTGCCCGCCGTGCAGCAGCGGTTTTAAAAAACGACCTGTGAAGGACGCCTCGGCCCGGGCCACCGCTTCAGGGGTTCCCTGCGCAATAATCCGACCGCCGCCTTCCCCGCCCTCCGGTCCCAGGTCGATGATATGATCTGCGGACTTGATCACATCCATATTATGCTCGATAACAATCACCGTATTGCCCCTGTCAACCAGACGGTTCAGCACATCCAGGAGCTTCTGAATATCATCCATGTGAAGGCCGGTTGTGGGTTCGTCCAGGATATAGACGGTCTGTCCGGTCGCCCGTTTGCTCAGTTCTTTTGCCAGCCGGACCCGCTGGGCCTCGCCGCCGGAGAGGGTCGTGGCCGGCTGACCGATACGGAGGTACCCCAGTCCCACGTCCGAGAGGGTCTCCAGCTTTGAGCGGATGGCGCTGATATTTTCAAAAAAGCGCAGAGACTGATTCACGGTCATGTCCAGCACCTCGGCAATATTTTTGCCCTTGTATCGGATTTCAAGGGTTTCCCGGTTGTAGCGCCGCCCCTGGCAGACGTCACATGTGACATAGACATCCGGCAGAAAGTGCATTTCAATGCGGATGACCCCGTCCCCCCTGCAGGCCTCACACCGCCCCCCCCTGACGTTAAAGCTGAACCGTCCGGTTTTGTAGCCCCGCATCCGGGCCTCCGGGGTTTTGGCAAAAAGCTCGCGGATATGGGTGAAAATGCCCGTATAGGTGCCGGGGTTGGACCGGGGGGTGCGACCGACAGGGGACTGGTCGATATTGATCACCTTATCGACATGTTTCAGGCCGCTCACGCCCGAACAGGGGGCGGCCTGAATCCGGGTGCGAAAGAGCTGCCGGGCCATTACCCTGCCGAGGGTCTCCAGCACCAGCGTGGACTTGCCCGACCCGGAGACACCGGTGACGCAGATCAGGCAGCCCAGGGGAAACACCGCATCCACCGACCGGAGGTTGTTGCCGGTTGCGCCGGTGATCGTCACTGTGTTTCCGTTTCCGGGGCGGCGACTGTCGGGGATGGCAATGGATTTCCTGCCGGACAGGTACTGACCGGTCAGCGAATGTTCATCCCGCATCATGGCATCGGGCGGTCCGGAAAAGACCACCTCGCCCCCCCGGGCCCCGGCCCCCGGCCCCATGTCGATGACGTAATCCGATGTCCGGATGGTCTCTTCATCATGCTCCACCACCAGCACGGTATTGCCCAGATCCCGCATCCGGAGCAGGGCAGAGAGAAGTTGCCGGTTGTCCCGCTGGTGCAGGCCGATACTCGGCTCATCCAGTACATACAACACCCCGGTCAGCTTTGACCCGATCTGTGTGGCCAGCCGTATGCGCTGGCTTTCCCCGCCGGAGAGGGTGCAGGCCGACCGGTCCAGGGTCAGGTAGGAGAGGCCGACATTTTCAAGAAATCCCAGCCGCTCGGCAATCTCTTTCAGGATGCGGCTCCCGATCACCTGTGCCTTTCCGCGAAGCGTTGCATTCAGATCCCGTAAAAACCGGTGGGCACAGGCAACGGAGAGCGCCGTCAGCTGCGGCAGGGTCCGGTTCCCGACACGGACGAAGCGGGATGGCAGGCTGAGCCTTGTGCCGTCACAGGCCGGGCAGGGGCGAAATGTCATGTACTGCCGGATCTCCTCTCTGGACTGCGGGGAACCGGTCTCCGCATACAGCCGCTGAAGTTTGGGGATCACCCCCTCAAAGGGTCTGGCATTGGCGATGCGCCTGCCGTTTTTTTCAAAGTAAAACGTGATCTCCTCATGGCCTGACCCGTATAAAATAGCCTGCTGAAGCGCCTCAGGAAGCGCGTTGTAGGGCGTATGGATATCCGCGCCGTAGTGACGGGTAAGGGCCTCCGTGAATTCGGTGAAATGAACAGAGTTCCGGCCCGCCCAGGGCGCCACCGCGCCCTCCCGCAGAGAGAGATCCGGATTGGGGACGATCAGGCCGGGGGCAAACTCCGTGGCGGACCCCAGACCGTCACACCGGGGACATGCCCCCCGGGGCGAGTTAAAGGAGAAGCTGGCCGGTGTGAACTCCGGGTATCGGATACCGCAGGAGAGGCAGGCTGCTTTCTC
This window encodes:
- a CDS encoding AtpZ/AtpI family protein, with translation MKKKKDLRYLKELAYYSSIGLSVALSIFIGLGIGVYLDRRYDTNPLWTLIFIGLGVAAGFRNIGLAIKKSRKF
- a CDS encoding ATP synthase subunit I; this translates as MNIQHRLLKFVTVSNWLILAIAGAVSFLTASSGFTAGLICGGLIVTINFHLLYRTLKKALTPSHLSSHNVILAKYYVRFIVSGLIIFFLISNHYVNPIGLFVGLSVVVVSIMLATVFEFRNLFFKEAM
- the atpB gene encoding F0F1 ATP synthase subunit A, producing MEHPYLFFVKLFELVGLGHFAHEYPHVIYSWVVMILLIGFGALAAKGVSMVPTKMQNFFEVIVGGIEDFMIDVTGEEGRWLFPLVGTVFIYIFVCNLIGLVPGFFPPTANLNTTLSCALVVVIFTHMIGVKYHGVAYIKHFLGPVWWMIPIIFPIELIGHIARILSLSFRLFGNMMGHELVLGILFGLAGAFFAPLPIMALGIFVALVQAFVFFLLSVMYFTGAMEHAH
- the atpE gene encoding ATP synthase F0 subunit C, giving the protein MEAQALQFFIACVTAAGFGIAVAAFGCGIAQGLGLKAAVEGIARNPESSGKVTVTMLIGLAMIESLCIYALVIALILIYAHPQAAAIAGLFAK
- the uvrA gene encoding excinuclease ABC subunit UvrA → MTSEKIIIRGARQHNLKNIDVELPRNRLVTVTGLSGSGKSTLAFDTLYAEGQRRYVESLSTYARQFLERMEKPDVDVIEGLSPAIAIEQKTASQNPRSTVGTVTEIYDYLRLLYARIGIPHCHRCGQPVTARSLDQITERLMALPEKTRMIILAPLAGDPQGDDHGKRLRKLRRDGFSRIRVDGEMIDIESARPRGKGTQTIELVVDRLIMKPGIRNRLADSLELALGQSGGRVTVDVPGGEPIRFSEKAACLSCGIRYPEFTPASFSFNSPRGACPRCDGLGSATEFAPGLIVPNPDLSLREGAVAPWAGRNSVHFTEFTEALTRHYGADIHTPYNALPEALQQAILYGSGHEEITFYFEKNGRRIANARPFEGVIPKLQRLYAETGSPQSREEIRQYMTFRPCPACDGTRLSLPSRFVRVGNRTLPQLTALSVACAHRFLRDLNATLRGKAQVIGSRILKEIAERLGFLENVGLSYLTLDRSACTLSGGESQRIRLATQIGSKLTGVLYVLDEPSIGLHQRDNRQLLSALLRMRDLGNTVLVVEHDEETIRTSDYVIDMGPGAGARGGEVVFSGPPDAMMRDEHSLTGQYLSGRKSIAIPDSRRPGNGNTVTITGATGNNLRSVDAVFPLGCLICVTGVSGSGKSTLVLETLGRVMARQLFRTRIQAAPCSGVSGLKHVDKVINIDQSPVGRTPRSNPGTYTGIFTHIRELFAKTPEARMRGYKTGRFSFNVRGGRCEACRGDGVIRIEMHFLPDVYVTCDVCQGRRYNRETLEIRYKGKNIAEVLDMTVNQSLRFFENISAIRSKLETLSDVGLGYLRIGQPATTLSGGEAQRVRLAKELSKRATGQTVYILDEPTTGLHMDDIQKLLDVLNRLVDRGNTVIVIEHNMDVIKSADHIIDLGPEGGEGGGRIIAQGTPEAVARAEASFTGRFLKPLLHGGHGPA